The Lepisosteus oculatus isolate fLepOcu1 chromosome 4, fLepOcu1.hap2, whole genome shotgun sequence genome window below encodes:
- the LOC102692927 gene encoding somatostatin receptor type 5, whose protein sequence is MPAIVNLLFESVSADTTISLSHSLSPSLSPCLPFSLSLSQVAQDARNSEPALHVGLGRHHHLSLSLPVSLSPCLSLRWLRMPAIVNLLFESVSADTTICLSHSLSLSLSPCLSLRWLRMPAIVNLLFESVSADTTICLSHSLSLSLSPCLSLRWLRMPAIVNLLFESVSADTTISFSLVLPLFSVLALLAGVGGHLLVWLVLLRQRQRRARPSSVLLLNLSLADLGALLALPCVLLTAAGRGWRLGGHTCVFLAFSTSLTAGVDIFSLAAMSVLRHRIVTAPASPPLRPWHLAAVLAVIWLVAVTMALPKVTYVQFDSHCTWAVGRGQWLGFLVPAFLVYYVAPLVTIAVNCGRIVRHLRHAPTPGGTTFTAARRNKKATALLIGSTLAFALSWLPYYALEFVNLPPPSLLPPEHPAPAPSTSSSEEPPPSVSLLWEVGSLTAILLICLAPCWNPPLYFLLSRPALRQLRALLPLSKSCWGPPRVAPLRVQEGPPRFAPP, encoded by the exons ATGCCCGCTATAGTGAACCTACTTTTCGAGTCGGTCTCGGCCGACACcaccatctctctctctcactccttgtctccctctctctctccctgtctccctttctccctgtctctctctcaggtggcTCAGGATGCCCGCAATAGTGAACCTGCTCTTCATGTCGGTCTCGGCCGACACCAccatctgtctctctcactccctgtctctctttctccctgtctctctctcaggtggcTCAGGATGCCCGCGATAGTGAACCTGCTCTTCGAGTCAGTCTCGGCCGACACCAccatctgtctctctcactccctgtctctctctctctctccctgtctctctctcaggtggcTCAGGATGCCCGCGATAGTGAACCTGCTCTTTGAGTCGGTCTCGGCCGACACCAccatctgtctctctcactccctgtctctctctctctctccctgtctctctctcaggtggcTCAGGATGCCTGCGATAGTGAACCTGCTCTTTGAGTCAGTCTCGGCCGACACCACCATCTCCTTCTCGCTGGTGCTGCCGCTGTTCAGCGTGCTGGCGCTGCTGGCGGGGGTGGGGGGCCACCTGCTGGTCTGGCTGGTGCTGCTGCGCCAGCGCCAGCGCCGGGCCCGGCCCAGCTCCGTGCTGCTGCTCAACCTGAGCCTAGCGGACCTGGGTGCGCTGCTGGCACTGCCCTGCGTGCTGCTGACCGCGGCCGGCCGCGGCTGGCGCCTAGGCGGCCACACCTGCGTCTTCCTGGCCTTCTCCACCTCGCTGACCGCCGGCGTGGACATCTTCAGCCTGGCCGCCATGTCCGTGCTGCGGCACCGCATCGTCACCGCGCCCGCCAGCCCCCCACTGCGGCCCTGGCACCT CGCGGCGGTGCTGGCGGTGATCTGGCTGGTCGCCGTGACGATGGCCCTGCCGAAGGTCACCTATGTCCAGTTTGACAGCCACTGCACCTGGGCGGTGGGGCGGGGCCAGTGGCTGGGGTTTCTGGTGCCGGCCTTCCTGGTCTACTACGTGGCGCCGCTGGTGACCATCGCGGTGAACTGCGGCCGCATCGTGCGGCACCTGCGCCACGCGCCCACGCCGGGGGGCACGACCTTCACCGCCGCCCGCCGCAACAAGAAGGCCACCGCGCTGCTGATCGGCTCCACGCTGGCCTTCGCGCTCAGCTGGCTGCCCTACTACGCCCTGGAGTTCGTCAACCTGCCTCC CCCCTCCTTACTGCCCCCCGAgcaccctgcccctgcccccagcACCTCCTCCTCCGAGGAGCCCCCCCCCTCAGTGTCTCTGCTGTGGGAGGTGGGCTCGCTCACGGCCATCCTGCTCATCTGCCTGGCGCCCTGCTGGAACCCGCCCCTCTACTTCCTGCTGTCCCGCCCCGCCCTGCGGCAGCTGCGCGCCCTGCTCCCTCTGAGCAAGAGCTGCTGGGGCCCCCCTCGAGTCGCCCCGCTGAGAGTGCAGGAGGGCCCCCCTCGATTCGCCCCGCCTTGA